Proteins from one Halanaerobiaceae bacterium ANBcell28 genomic window:
- the atpH gene encoding ATP synthase F1 subunit delta, with protein sequence MIENEIAKKYSVALFDLGKENSSLIQYRDELESFVKTLNDNTDLKKFLSHPRVRVEDKKKTVDDIFTKSLSKNISNFIKLLIDRRREMYIDLIYKNFFNLVNKEKDIIEVEVISAIELNKKLKDSLQSKLNKLLDKKEIIIKEKVDPDIIAGMIVKIGDKVIDGSFRNKLDSLKNNIMQIPVSELGV encoded by the coding sequence ATGATAGAAAATGAAATTGCGAAAAAGTATAGTGTTGCTTTATTTGATTTAGGGAAAGAAAACTCTTCTCTTATACAGTACAGAGATGAATTGGAGAGTTTTGTAAAAACTTTAAATGACAATACTGATTTAAAGAAATTTTTATCCCATCCCCGTGTTCGTGTTGAAGATAAGAAAAAGACAGTGGATGATATATTTACTAAAAGTCTTTCAAAAAACATTAGCAACTTTATCAAGCTTTTAATTGATAGAAGAAGAGAAATGTATATAGATCTAATATATAAAAATTTCTTTAATTTAGTGAATAAAGAGAAAGATATAATCGAAGTAGAGGTAATTTCAGCTATAGAGCTTAATAAAAAGCTCAAGGATAGCTTGCAAAGCAAATTAAATAAGCTTTTAGATAAAAAAGAAATAATTATAAAAGAAAAGGTGGATCCAGATATAATCGCTGGGATGATAGTGAAAATTGGAGATAAGGTTATAGATGGTAGTTTCAGAAACAAACTGGATTCTCTTAAAAATAATATAATGCAAATTCCTGTAAGTGAGTTAGGGGTGTGA
- the atpF gene encoding F0F1 ATP synthase subunit B has protein sequence MMDINWMTFFFTVVNFLLILWLLKKYLYGPITNILDQRSDKIQGDLKTAEEQKKEAMALKRKYEQEIAQARSKAQEIIDEAEDRAKERAEEILAEAKKDAVRVRERNEDEIARAKEEALNQLRQEVASISLMAAAKFMQEKLQDKQHEKLMEEYIKNLDHAKLGEIK, from the coding sequence ATGATGGATATTAATTGGATGACGTTCTTCTTTACAGTTGTAAACTTTCTACTTATATTATGGCTTTTGAAGAAATATCTTTATGGTCCAATTACTAATATACTTGATCAAAGGTCTGATAAAATTCAAGGAGATTTAAAAACTGCGGAAGAGCAGAAGAAAGAAGCTATGGCTTTAAAGAGAAAATACGAGCAGGAAATTGCTCAGGCTAGAAGTAAAGCTCAGGAGATAATTGATGAGGCCGAAGACAGGGCCAAAGAGAGAGCTGAGGAGATTCTTGCTGAGGCTAAGAAGGATGCTGTTCGTGTTAGAGAACGCAATGAAGATGAAATTGCCCGGGCTAAAGAAGAGGCGTTAAATCAGTTAAGACAAGAGGTTGCTTCTATTTCCTTAATGGCTGCTGCTAAATTTATGCAGGAGAAATTACAGGATAAACAACATGAAAAACTAATGGAAGAGTACATAAAAAATCTTGACCATGCTAAGTTGGGTGAAATCAAATGA
- the atpE gene encoding ATP synthase F0 subunit C: protein MIEMAPELMATIIRAAALLGAGFAMIAGIGPGIGQGYAAGKAVESVARQPEARGNIITTMLMGQAVAESTGIYALVIAIILIFVV from the coding sequence ATGATTGAAATGGCTCCAGAACTTATGGCAACAATTATTAGAGCTGCTGCATTACTAGGTGCTGGCTTTGCTATGATTGCTGGTATTGGACCTGGTATTGGTCAGGGATATGCAGCAGGTAAAGCTGTTGAGTCTGTAGCAAGACAACCAGAAGCAAGAGGTAATATAATTACAACAATGCTTATGGGTCAGGCGGTAGCTGAGTCAACTGGTATTTATGCCTTAGTAATTGCTATTATTCTTATTTTTGTTGTATAA
- the atpB gene encoding F0F1 ATP synthase subunit A: MDLGPRTLFYLFGNPNLPVTNTLFVSWVVVLMLVFFSNMVTKDLKLIPGRVQNAVELLISSIEDQIEPMIPGEGRNLLPFIATIFIYVGVSNLIGLIPLVPNPTGDVNITVALALIVFVVSHYHGVETSGAWGYIKGFAEPIPFLFPLNIVSELAKPISHSFRLFGNIVGGTVIITLLYMAAPWFIPIPVHLFFDLFIGLVQALIFGMIAISYISIAREYDE, from the coding sequence ATGGATCTTGGACCTAGAACATTGTTTTACTTATTTGGCAACCCTAATCTACCTGTAACTAATACTCTTTTTGTAAGTTGGGTAGTAGTCTTGATGCTTGTATTTTTTTCTAATATGGTAACTAAGGATTTGAAACTTATACCTGGGCGTGTACAAAATGCTGTTGAATTATTAATTTCCAGCATAGAGGATCAAATTGAACCAATGATTCCAGGTGAGGGAAGAAACTTATTGCCGTTTATAGCTACCATTTTTATATATGTTGGTGTCTCGAATTTAATTGGATTAATCCCTTTAGTACCTAATCCTACAGGTGATGTGAATATAACTGTTGCTTTAGCTCTAATTGTTTTTGTTGTTAGTCATTACCATGGAGTTGAGACTAGTGGAGCTTGGGGATATATTAAAGGTTTTGCCGAACCTATTCCTTTTTTATTTCCTTTAAATATTGTTTCAGAATTAGCTAAGCCTATTTCTCATTCATTTAGGCTTTTTGGGAATATTGTTGGTGGTACAGTTATAATAACTTTATTATATATGGCTGCACCATGGTTCATACCGATACCAGTACATCTTTTCTTTGATCTTTTTATTGGATTGGTGCAAGCCTTGATTTTTGGTATGATAGCTATATCATATATATCAATTGCTAGAGAGTATGATGAGTAA
- a CDS encoding ATP synthase subunit I, with the protein MIFDQDVNKVELLFIKRTFKIGLIPLAGSLLAGEFASFKGLLLALIISFFLFRLKKLNIIKALEKEADQARRFIIGNYIITYFIYFILLYNSYKNPDLDFIAVVIGLLLLKFTIIATVFLEEIKERFEKKFIKKSKEEGGVLD; encoded by the coding sequence ATGATATTTGACCAAGATGTAAATAAGGTGGAATTACTCTTTATAAAGAGAACTTTTAAAATTGGGCTAATACCACTAGCAGGGTCCTTATTAGCAGGTGAATTCGCCAGTTTTAAAGGCCTATTACTGGCTTTAATAATTAGTTTTTTCTTATTTCGCTTAAAGAAGTTAAATATCATAAAAGCTTTAGAAAAGGAAGCAGATCAAGCAAGGCGATTTATTATTGGAAATTATATTATTACATATTTTATTTATTTTATACTTTTGTATAATTCTTATAAAAACCCTGATTTAGATTTTATAGCTGTAGTGATTGGATTATTACTTTTAAAATTTACTATTATAGCTACAGTCTTTTTAGAAGAAATAAAAGAAAGATTTGAAAAAAAGTTTATAAAAAAAAGTAAAGAGGAAGGAGGGGTTTTGGATTAA
- a CDS encoding AtpZ/AtpI family protein, with translation MSSEQDDKNKQKEANAYKEIFHALGLIAHLGITMLVNIGLGFFFGYFMDNLLGREIVFKIIGIIIGVLAGFYSIYKLLSRFFKD, from the coding sequence ATGTCTAGTGAACAGGATGATAAAAATAAACAAAAGGAAGCAAATGCTTATAAAGAAATTTTTCATGCATTAGGATTGATTGCACACCTAGGGATTACAATGCTTGTGAATATTGGATTAGGCTTTTTTTTCGGTTATTTTATGGACAATTTATTAGGTAGAGAAATTGTATTTAAAATAATAGGAATTATAATAGGAGTATTAGCCGGCTTTTATTCAATTTATAAATTATTATCGAGATTTTTTAAAGATTAA
- a CDS encoding tetratricopeptide repeat protein — MDEILIKEIANEIKALHVGAIRAINNNDYTTAERNYRKALLITEKIKYYEGMALTLYNMANLSILQGDLIEAINNAADSCRFYKKAGTINRNSTELLNNILIKSKNLAIRHEKKREFKKAIKLFAACLPFANEKDAKALKYEIKLLEKIMKNERKGKEEMSSSKKIADLLKELNHLAVQELAQANYEKAIEVFKESEKYESNLGLKEQAIKTKVNIANTYYLLKEYKKAIEYLKQVLSFYKNSNDLGELSAINDAIGNNYYQLREYTNAIECFYKCVKAIKSDPKLGAYYYKIALSNMMLKNYDKAQETFAYALQEFERVKDQQGLIDTLRQRSVLFKEMGMINLAQNDIYRMKHLLANIN, encoded by the coding sequence ATGGATGAAATACTTATTAAAGAAATAGCAAATGAGATAAAGGCTTTACATGTTGGGGCTATTCGGGCTATAAATAATAATGATTACACTACAGCAGAAAGAAATTATCGTAAGGCTTTACTGATAACAGAGAAAATAAAATATTATGAGGGTATGGCGCTAACATTATATAACATGGCAAATTTATCAATCCTTCAGGGCGATTTAATTGAAGCTATAAATAATGCAGCAGATTCTTGCCGTTTTTATAAAAAGGCTGGGACGATTAATAGAAACAGCACTGAACTATTAAACAATATTTTAATTAAGTCAAAAAACTTAGCTATTAGGCATGAAAAAAAAAGAGAGTTTAAAAAAGCTATAAAATTGTTTGCAGCCTGTCTGCCTTTTGCTAATGAAAAAGATGCAAAAGCTTTAAAATATGAAATTAAACTGTTAGAAAAAATTATGAAAAATGAAAGGAAAGGAAAGGAAGAAATGAGTAGTAGTAAAAAGATAGCAGATTTGCTAAAAGAACTAAACCACTTAGCTGTTCAAGAGTTGGCACAGGCAAACTACGAAAAAGCAATAGAGGTATTCAAAGAAAGTGAGAAATATGAGAGTAACTTAGGTCTTAAGGAACAAGCAATAAAAACAAAGGTTAATATAGCAAATACATATTATTTATTAAAAGAATATAAAAAGGCGATTGAATATCTAAAGCAGGTTTTATCATTTTATAAAAACAGTAATGATCTTGGGGAATTAAGCGCAATAAATGATGCTATCGGAAATAATTATTATCAATTAAGAGAATATACAAATGCGATAGAGTGTTTTTATAAATGTGTTAAGGCAATTAAAAGTGATCCAAAGCTTGGTGCATATTATTATAAAATTGCTCTATCAAATATGATGCTTAAAAATTATGATAAGGCACAAGAGACTTTCGCCTATGCACTTCAGGAATTTGAACGGGTAAAAGACCAACAGGGGCTAATTGATACACTAAGGCAAAGATCCGTTTTGTTTAAAGAAATGGGTATGATAAATTTAGCACAAAATGATATATATCGAATGAAACACTTGCTTGCTAATATTAATTAA
- a CDS encoding DUF4332 domain-containing protein: protein MSDSLLSINGINKEIAEKLKEVGIGGLEDLLNRGSSEQDRKELAKSLGYDQVQIDYWIKQADLLRVKGLKAENIDDLLKLGIKSTRDLKKIDLDSFNNLIKSQNEKLPLNEQINIPSKIFEDWKWNAEPLEDIIIFDNSNSFETDININENLNDINNQFFFDMKQIIVSIGEGIAEAQQALDFNAIETQKTINNDEELRNSGIAATFYTMPETNFSLKMNYTVKRQASKNGKVNNNILISPINARYQNLFKMTLSSQSELNVKFVPTPPPPTISQIIIVPDLISMNYSQAKKVLLDSNLIIGETKLIEGIPENGESSEIVEQTPIAGSEARFNDKVNFVYKESNQKEEYK from the coding sequence ATGAGTGATAGTTTATTATCTATTAATGGAATAAACAAAGAAATAGCGGAAAAGTTAAAAGAAGTCGGTATAGGTGGGCTTGAAGATCTTTTGAATAGGGGTTCTTCTGAACAAGATAGAAAAGAATTGGCCAAGTCTCTAGGCTATGATCAAGTACAAATTGATTATTGGATTAAACAAGCTGATTTATTACGAGTTAAAGGTTTGAAAGCAGAAAACATTGATGATTTATTAAAGTTAGGAATTAAGAGTACTAGAGATTTAAAGAAAATTGATTTGGATTCATTTAATAACTTAATTAAGTCTCAAAATGAAAAACTTCCTTTAAATGAACAAATTAATATCCCCTCAAAAATATTTGAAGATTGGAAGTGGAACGCTGAACCCCTTGAAGATATTATAATCTTCGATAATAGCAATAGTTTTGAAACGGATATAAATATAAACGAAAACTTGAATGACATAAATAATCAATTTTTCTTTGATATGAAACAAATAATTGTTAGTATTGGAGAAGGGATTGCAGAAGCTCAACAGGCCTTAGATTTTAATGCTATTGAAACACAAAAAACAATCAACAATGATGAAGAATTAAGGAATTCAGGCATTGCTGCTACTTTTTATACAATGCCTGAAACAAATTTTAGCTTGAAAATGAATTATACAGTTAAAAGACAGGCATCAAAGAATGGCAAAGTAAATAATAATATACTAATAAGCCCTATAAATGCAAGATATCAGAATCTTTTTAAAATGACTCTATCTTCACAAAGTGAATTAAATGTTAAATTTGTCCCTACTCCGCCTCCTCCAACAATATCTCAAATAATAATAGTACCTGATTTAATATCTATGAATTATAGTCAAGCAAAAAAAGTTTTATTAGATTCTAATTTAATTATTGGAGAAACAAAGCTTATAGAGGGTATTCCTGAAAATGGAGAATCATCTGAGATTGTAGAGCAGACACCGATTGCAGGATCAGAAGCAAGATTTAATGATAAAGTAAACTTTGTTTATAAAGAATCTAATCAGAAGGAGGAATATAAATAA
- a CDS encoding type II and III secretion system protein yields the protein MKFKKNVLVFLLLVVFLMSITVTVFGDELVTIKVRDANISDVLLMLTEQSGINLVPDESVRGQITIDLKDVTVMEAMRTLSIAYGYHFDMISDNIYMVSREEYKAPPEIHYENGLLTLLVEDGDVRKILNEISELANININMGLNIQGRVSANMREVPLELGLVSFLQTNGFSVSKSNDIYRVIETGRHSHSDLSISVVDGMVTMDVSQADLAEVLRTIRRLGDLNMVLFGGVRDTVDLKLDNVLIKDTIDMLLSGTRFTYRYEDGIYFIGDSNPNSPSSSLLTTNRVIPLNYLQVETVPQLLPHNFPASNVKVLKEQNAILAVGTQTQLDYLSDYIDKIDQEIPLITVEALIVEIVEEDDKISGGFLQLGNKDDSRNLTIFDSSLGRLTYESVISLPSDFNLRLQSYVNQDMLSIKARPNITTLNGQRASLDVGTSHYYRDIKIDSDGNEETTWQSVSGGVTLDVTPWVSGSGEITLDLRPTVNEPSTMRPGGPPDMNRNTIETSIRVKDGQTIIIGGLIHERVNERTEKVPILGDLPLIGRLFREDARDVREQELVMFITPRVLNLSESLREDMEEFEENLDELYKEEAEMIMEEYWEGTDL from the coding sequence ATGAAATTTAAAAAAAATGTTTTGGTTTTTCTGCTTCTAGTAGTTTTCTTGATGTCAATAACTGTGACAGTTTTTGGGGATGAGTTAGTTACAATTAAGGTACGTGATGCTAATATTAGTGATGTTTTATTAATGTTAACAGAGCAGAGTGGTATTAATCTTGTACCAGATGAGTCAGTACGAGGACAAATTACAATTGATTTAAAAGATGTTACGGTTATGGAGGCTATGAGAACTCTTTCTATTGCATATGGTTATCATTTTGATATGATTTCTGACAATATATATATGGTAAGTCGGGAAGAATATAAAGCGCCCCCTGAGATACACTATGAGAATGGTCTATTAACTCTACTAGTAGAAGATGGTGATGTACGGAAGATTTTAAATGAAATTTCTGAACTGGCAAATATAAATATAAATATGGGATTAAACATTCAAGGTAGAGTATCAGCTAATATGAGAGAAGTTCCGTTAGAATTGGGATTAGTTAGTTTCTTACAAACGAATGGTTTTTCTGTTAGTAAAAGTAATGACATTTATAGAGTAATTGAAACTGGTAGACATAGTCATTCTGACCTATCAATTTCAGTTGTAGATGGTATGGTTACTATGGATGTTAGTCAAGCTGATTTAGCAGAAGTTTTAAGGACTATTCGTCGCCTTGGGGATTTGAATATGGTTTTATTTGGTGGTGTTAGAGATACAGTTGATTTAAAGTTGGATAATGTTCTAATAAAAGATACTATTGATATGTTGCTATCTGGGACACGTTTTACTTATCGCTATGAAGATGGAATATACTTTATTGGTGATAGTAACCCGAATAGCCCAAGCTCGTCTTTGCTTACAACAAATAGGGTAATACCATTGAATTATTTGCAGGTGGAAACTGTTCCACAGCTATTACCACATAATTTTCCGGCTAGTAATGTAAAGGTACTTAAGGAACAAAATGCAATATTAGCGGTAGGAACACAAACACAGCTTGATTACTTATCAGATTATATAGACAAAATAGATCAAGAAATACCATTAATTACAGTAGAAGCATTGATTGTAGAAATTGTTGAAGAAGACGATAAGATAAGTGGAGGATTTTTACAATTAGGTAATAAAGATGATAGTAGAAATCTTACTATATTTGATAGTTCTTTAGGGAGATTAACTTATGAGTCAGTAATTAGTCTACCATCAGATTTTAATTTACGACTACAGTCATATGTAAATCAAGATATGCTAAGTATAAAAGCCAGACCTAATATTACTACACTAAATGGCCAGCGAGCATCACTAGATGTAGGAACATCACATTATTACCGAGATATAAAAATAGATTCTGATGGTAATGAAGAAACTACCTGGCAAAGTGTAAGTGGTGGAGTTACTTTAGATGTAACTCCATGGGTAAGTGGATCAGGTGAGATAACTCTTGATTTAAGGCCTACTGTAAATGAACCTTCTACAATGAGACCTGGTGGTCCTCCTGATATGAATAGAAACACAATTGAAACATCAATTAGGGTAAAAGATGGCCAGACGATTATTATTGGTGGATTAATTCATGAGAGAGTTAATGAAAGAACAGAGAAGGTACCTATATTAGGCGATTTGCCTCTGATTGGTAGATTATTTAGAGAAGATGCACGAGATGTTAGAGAACAAGAATTGGTTATGTTTATTACTCCACGTGTTTTAAATCTAAGTGAAAGTCTTCGTGAAGATATGGAAGAATTTGAAGAGAATCTTGATGAATTATATAAAGAAGAAGCTGAGATGATAATGGAAGAATATTGGGAAGGTACTGATTTGTAA
- a CDS encoding PilN domain-containing protein, with protein sequence MGLQTYLMLDDDILQLLQLKKGKVIFNQVYNYNPQENKISEYLKKLKKKAKKIKIIIPATKILTKNMELPSVNDKKIYDILQYKFLNELPYEQNEIYFRYLKNNKSSNKQGLALAVSKDYIKEISSTCSEEGIEVTEILPLVPLFYLTDNMKLTNADNNIYIHIAKNYCYFVLLYNGNRYVKGIRYYEKEDIYEELLQILEYAKEEIGIEDLNIIINKKVLKIEDIKKYILELDKNDIQEDFIWKEFSSIEKKLKALDFYQLLPQVKRKHNRKQFASIAVLLLLVLLVNGTNFYYRWQDKTAYIDSLAEIESQQEIILEGVKELEIEHQILEDHLEIYRTIGDNNNHSYLPWLIELSKLLPEETIIYNINFRERELTLLSGKANSASDVLAAIESSSLFSRVNFIGSVNIEEGMETFRIAGDLLHEYDK encoded by the coding sequence ATGGGGTTACAGACATATCTTATGCTTGATGATGATATTCTCCAGTTGCTCCAGTTAAAAAAGGGGAAAGTAATATTTAATCAAGTTTATAATTATAATCCTCAAGAGAATAAAATATCTGAATACCTAAAAAAGCTAAAGAAAAAAGCAAAAAAAATAAAAATAATAATTCCAGCAACAAAAATATTAACAAAAAACATGGAGCTACCATCAGTAAATGATAAGAAAATATATGATATTTTACAATATAAATTTCTTAATGAGCTACCATATGAACAAAATGAAATATACTTTAGGTATTTAAAAAATAATAAGTCATCTAATAAGCAAGGCTTGGCACTTGCTGTAAGCAAAGATTATATAAAAGAAATCAGCAGTACCTGTAGTGAAGAAGGGATTGAAGTCACAGAAATCTTGCCACTAGTTCCTTTGTTTTATCTAACAGATAATATGAAACTGACAAATGCGGATAATAATATTTATATTCATATAGCTAAAAATTACTGTTATTTTGTTTTGCTCTATAATGGAAATAGATATGTTAAAGGAATTCGTTATTATGAAAAAGAGGATATTTATGAAGAATTATTACAGATACTTGAGTATGCTAAAGAAGAAATTGGTATAGAAGATCTAAATATTATCATAAATAAAAAAGTACTTAAAATAGAAGACATAAAAAAATACATATTAGAATTAGATAAGAATGATATTCAAGAAGATTTTATCTGGAAAGAGTTTAGTAGTATAGAAAAAAAGCTTAAAGCTCTGGACTTTTATCAATTACTTCCTCAGGTTAAGCGTAAACACAATAGAAAACAGTTTGCTTCAATTGCTGTTTTATTACTGCTAGTTTTATTAGTTAATGGGACAAACTTTTATTATAGGTGGCAGGATAAAACTGCTTATATAGATTCTCTTGCTGAAATTGAAAGTCAACAAGAAATAATACTTGAAGGAGTTAAAGAATTAGAAATTGAACATCAAATTTTAGAGGATCACTTAGAAATTTATAGAACTATTGGAGATAATAACAATCACAGTTATTTACCATGGCTGATAGAATTAAGTAAACTTTTACCAGAAGAAACAATTATTTATAATATAAACTTTAGAGAAAGAGAGCTAACGCTTTTGTCAGGTAAGGCAAATTCTGCATCTGATGTTTTAGCTGCTATAGAAAGTTCTTCACTATTTTCCAGAGTTAATTTTATTGGAAGTGTTAATATAGAAGAAGGAATGGAAACATTTAGGATTGCAGGTGATTTACTACATGAATATGACAAGTAG
- a CDS encoding prepilin-type N-terminal cleavage/methylation domain-containing protein, translated as MKEDGFTLLEILIAITITGIIIGAVFVFLHQGLRLWESFGIDEEYNQYMRIMDRSLKDDLKFIYYSQYNEKELFTGNYSGFEFYVLKGDLLKKISYQTDYRENAIVKTSEIISKYNEPEERLIFILGEDISRIDYSFYNGRDNYWEYNWSFNEKGYLPDLIRIQVYQQEGAYIEEEEILLEIYTGRIFE; from the coding sequence ATGAAGGAAGATGGATTTACTTTACTAGAAATATTAATAGCGATTACAATCACAGGGATAATAATTGGAGCAGTTTTTGTTTTTTTACATCAAGGTTTAAGGCTTTGGGAATCCTTTGGAATAGACGAAGAGTACAATCAATATATGCGCATTATGGATAGAAGTTTAAAAGATGATCTTAAGTTCATATATTATTCTCAGTACAATGAAAAAGAATTATTTACAGGGAATTATAGTGGTTTTGAATTTTATGTTTTAAAAGGGGATTTATTAAAGAAGATAAGTTATCAAACAGATTATCGTGAAAATGCTATCGTAAAAACTAGCGAAATAATAAGTAAATATAATGAGCCGGAAGAAAGATTAATCTTTATTTTAGGTGAAGATATAAGTAGAATTGATTATTCTTTTTATAATGGAAGAGATAATTATTGGGAATATAATTGGTCTTTTAACGAAAAAGGGTACTTACCAGATCTTATAAGAATACAAGTTTATCAACAAGAAGGAGCCTATATAGAGGAAGAAGAAATATTACTTGAAATTTATACAGGAAGAATTTTTGAATAA
- a CDS encoding type II secretion system protein produces the protein MNNEKGFTLIEVLIALVLLGISFTILVDGYRTIIDSSERNSNYHFAANWSEKKMMEIVNNLDYGYHGDFEENGIHYRWVIEEEPLGNNLSKLNLIMNWQGFRGEMTYSSSRYILRSR, from the coding sequence ATGAATAATGAAAAAGGATTTACCTTGATAGAGGTTCTTATTGCTTTAGTTTTGTTAGGGATTAGTTTTACTATTTTAGTAGATGGCTATAGAACAATAATTGATAGTTCAGAGAGAAATAGTAATTATCATTTTGCAGCAAACTGGAGCGAAAAAAAAATGATGGAAATTGTTAATAATTTAGATTATGGCTATCACGGTGATTTCGAAGAAAATGGTATTCATTATAGATGGGTTATTGAAGAAGAACCCCTTGGAAATAATCTCAGTAAATTAAATTTAATAATGAATTGGCAGGGATTTAGAGGTGAAATGACATATAGCAGTAGTAGATATATTTTAAGGAGTCGTTAA